The Hyalangium gracile genome contains a region encoding:
- a CDS encoding FKBP-type peptidyl-prolyl cis-trans isomerase has product MLRSLWLCSLLLVLGCGGGEEALGDPAKINYSSALGVDLAVMERHESGLYLQDLKVGTGDEASLGRRVTVHYTGWLPDGTQFDSSRQEGRTAYSFTPGETRVIAGWHEGIPGMKVGGVRKLVIPSSLGYGARGNGIIPPHSVLIFEVEVLSIP; this is encoded by the coding sequence ATGCTCCGCTCCCTGTGGCTGTGCTCACTCCTGCTGGTGCTCGGCTGTGGAGGAGGCGAGGAGGCGCTGGGGGACCCCGCGAAGATCAACTATTCGTCGGCGCTGGGCGTGGACCTGGCCGTCATGGAGCGCCACGAGAGCGGGCTGTATCTCCAGGACCTGAAGGTGGGCACGGGGGATGAGGCCAGCCTGGGCCGCCGGGTGACGGTGCACTACACGGGCTGGCTGCCGGATGGGACGCAGTTCGACAGCTCCCGGCAGGAGGGCCGCACCGCGTACTCCTTCACCCCGGGGGAGACTCGGGTCATCGCCGGCTGGCACGAGGGCATCCCCGGCATGAAGGTGGGAGGGGTGCGCAAGCTCGTCATCCCCTCCTCGCTGGGCTATGGCGCGCGGGGCAACGGCATCATCCCGCCCCACTCGGTGCTCATCTTCGAGGTGGAGGTACTGTCCATCCCCTGA
- a CDS encoding GRAS family protein: protein MDSPKFELLTQGLEEVIEGRSDDARKTLASLRGRLDVDAFPEDMQYLIFAAALSRRLFGNTAEEFNLYLRRYEHAQINLFSLLASRLPLVPMAGSIANELIAGLVRGQDTFTLLDVGIGTGRQEVALLNSLAAANALPRQLTIVGVEPGEDSLRVAEDSLTATARGLGVGLRFIGIPRTAETLGEEHWALLNDLPGPRVVNAAFAMHHIAWRPEGEDLRDVFFRRLRQWSPTGVVLCEPNSNHHRASVRERFHNCWRHFYFTFQLLEELDIPRQEKNTIKVFFAREVDDIVSTLDEQQRSERHENVSAWLERLARSGFRLEEELSRPWAATHPAINIRPQRGYVGLEYREETIVAVICATGAPGKA from the coding sequence TTGGATTCGCCCAAGTTTGAGCTGTTGACGCAAGGGCTCGAAGAGGTCATCGAAGGACGCTCGGACGACGCGAGGAAGACGCTCGCTTCCCTCCGTGGCCGGTTGGACGTGGACGCCTTCCCGGAGGACATGCAGTACCTCATCTTCGCCGCGGCGCTGTCGCGGCGGCTGTTCGGAAACACCGCGGAGGAGTTCAACCTCTACCTGCGGCGCTACGAGCACGCGCAGATCAACCTCTTCTCGCTGCTGGCCTCGCGGCTGCCGCTGGTGCCCATGGCGGGCAGCATCGCCAACGAGCTCATCGCGGGGCTGGTGCGCGGGCAGGACACGTTCACGCTGCTGGACGTGGGCATCGGCACCGGGCGGCAGGAGGTGGCGCTGCTCAACTCGCTGGCGGCGGCCAACGCGCTGCCCCGGCAGCTCACCATCGTGGGGGTGGAGCCGGGCGAGGACTCGCTGCGCGTGGCGGAGGACTCGCTCACGGCGACGGCGCGAGGGCTGGGCGTGGGGCTGCGCTTCATCGGCATTCCCCGGACGGCCGAGACGCTGGGCGAGGAGCACTGGGCGCTGCTGAACGACCTGCCCGGGCCGCGCGTCGTCAACGCCGCCTTCGCCATGCACCACATCGCCTGGCGGCCGGAGGGGGAGGACCTGCGCGACGTCTTCTTCCGGCGGCTGCGCCAGTGGTCGCCCACCGGCGTGGTGCTGTGCGAGCCCAACTCCAACCACCACCGGGCGTCGGTGCGCGAGCGCTTCCACAACTGCTGGCGCCACTTCTACTTCACCTTCCAGCTGCTCGAGGAGCTGGACATCCCCCGGCAGGAGAAGAACACCATCAAGGTGTTCTTCGCGCGCGAGGTGGATGACATCGTCTCCACGCTGGACGAGCAGCAGCGCAGCGAGCGGCACGAGAACGTGAGCGCCTGGCTCGAGCGGCTGGCGCGCAGCGGCTTCCGGCTGGAGGAGGAGCTGTCGCGCCCGTGGGCGGCCACGCACCCGGCCATCAACATCCGGCCCCAGCGCGGCTACGTGGGGCTGGAGTACCGGGAGGAGACGATCGTCGCCGTCATCTGCGCCACCGGAGCGCCCGGGAAGGCATGA
- a CDS encoding CinA family protein, whose protein sequence is MSQARLEERARAVLERCRAAGARLAVAEACTGGLITASLTEVPGASAVLERGLVPYSNESKEELLGVPRELLVAHGAVSAEVVRAMAEGLLARAPVKLALAETGIAGPGGGTPTKPVGLVFLALARPGAPTVVERHVFPGVRGEIRQAASLRGLELLLEQLGAGS, encoded by the coding sequence ATGAGCCAGGCGCGGCTGGAGGAGCGGGCGCGCGCGGTGCTGGAGCGCTGCCGGGCCGCGGGCGCGCGGCTGGCCGTGGCGGAGGCGTGCACCGGGGGGCTCATCACCGCGAGCCTGACGGAGGTGCCGGGCGCGTCCGCCGTGCTGGAGCGCGGCCTGGTGCCCTACTCCAACGAGTCCAAGGAGGAGCTGCTCGGCGTGCCGCGCGAGCTGCTCGTGGCGCACGGGGCCGTCAGCGCCGAGGTGGTCCGCGCCATGGCCGAGGGGCTGCTGGCGCGCGCCCCGGTGAAGCTGGCCCTGGCCGAGACGGGCATCGCGGGGCCGGGCGGAGGCACCCCCACCAAGCCCGTGGGGCTCGTCTTCCTGGCGCTGGCCCGGCCTGGGGCGCCCACGGTCGTCGAACGCCACGTTTTCCCGGGAGTTCGGGGGGAAATCCGTCAGGCCGCCTCGCTGCGGGGGCTGGAGCTGCTGCTCGAGCAGCTGGGTGCTGGATCCTGA
- a CDS encoding STAS/SEC14 domain-containing protein: MYQIQIDKTNAIVDFILDGYIRVDEMQKFVAELKNATMSLTGRDIKIKADVRTFKPASPEAAEMIRQVQEFGLRSGVKRVAELVESQIVALQLNRVARESGTDKVLRRFWEDSAARHWLIHGDTAEEGSTP, translated from the coding sequence GTGTACCAGATCCAGATCGACAAGACGAACGCCATCGTGGACTTCATCCTCGACGGCTACATCCGCGTGGACGAGATGCAGAAGTTCGTCGCCGAGCTGAAGAACGCGACGATGAGCCTCACGGGCCGCGACATCAAGATCAAGGCGGATGTGCGCACCTTCAAGCCCGCCTCTCCGGAGGCCGCGGAGATGATCCGGCAGGTGCAGGAGTTCGGGCTGCGCTCGGGCGTGAAGCGGGTGGCGGAGCTGGTGGAGAGTCAGATCGTCGCGCTGCAGCTCAACCGCGTGGCGCGCGAGAGCGGCACCGACAAGGTGCTGCGCCGCTTCTGGGAGGACTCGGCGGCGCGCCACTGGCTCATCCACGGGGACACCGCCGAGGAAGGCAGCACCCCGTAG
- a CDS encoding fatty acid desaturase family protein: MSAPSTALTPLPPRAVVPRELLGQARVPQLLRMAVTEWALIALCQVGLHALPLAAPLFVLLIAGRLHALGVILHDAVHLSVRHKGAELWLLECLAGYPIASTWNAMRYHHLRHHRHEGTELDGYHKPPPGPWWRAALLWLQLIPVVPFWVVRGPVGALAWAVPPLRNLYGRLFLMDRSGEDLTRSPEVLACARAELAQVLFHLGVLALAWRWPHAVGLGYLLPLMGASAASAYRLLAEHTPARHQGNTLQGILASTSDHGLGWVGRLLLAPRNVGCHIVHHLHPQVATQHLPRLRAWYLEHYPEHYPRPRRP; encoded by the coding sequence ATGAGCGCTCCCTCCACCGCCCTCACGCCCTTGCCGCCCCGCGCCGTGGTGCCTCGCGAGCTGCTGGGCCAGGCCCGCGTGCCCCAGCTGCTGCGCATGGCCGTCACCGAGTGGGCGCTCATCGCCCTGTGCCAGGTGGGCCTGCACGCGCTCCCGCTCGCGGCGCCGCTCTTCGTGCTGCTCATCGCCGGCCGGCTGCATGCACTGGGCGTCATCCTCCATGACGCGGTGCACCTGTCCGTGCGCCACAAGGGCGCCGAGCTCTGGCTGCTGGAGTGCCTCGCGGGCTACCCCATCGCCTCCACGTGGAACGCCATGCGCTACCACCACCTGCGCCACCACCGGCACGAGGGCACCGAGCTGGACGGCTACCACAAGCCCCCGCCCGGGCCGTGGTGGCGCGCCGCCCTGCTGTGGCTCCAGCTCATCCCCGTGGTGCCCTTCTGGGTGGTGCGCGGCCCCGTGGGCGCGCTCGCCTGGGCCGTGCCCCCGCTGCGCAACCTCTATGGCCGCCTCTTCCTCATGGATCGCTCCGGCGAGGACCTCACCCGCAGCCCGGAGGTGCTCGCCTGCGCCCGCGCCGAGCTCGCGCAGGTGCTCTTCCACCTGGGCGTGCTCGCGCTGGCCTGGCGCTGGCCCCATGCCGTGGGCCTCGGGTACCTGCTGCCGCTGATGGGCGCCTCGGCCGCCTCGGCGTACCGGCTGCTGGCCGAGCACACCCCCGCGCGCCACCAGGGCAACACCCTCCAGGGCATCCTCGCCTCCACGAGCGACCACGGGCTGGGCTGGGTCGGCCGGCTGCTGCTGGCGCCGCGCAACGTGGGCTGCCACATCGTCCACCACCTGCACCCCCAGGTGGCCACGCAGCACCTGCCCCGGCTGCGCGCGTGGTACCTCGAGCACTACCCCGAGCACTACCCTCGCCCTCGCCGCCCCTGA
- a CDS encoding FG-GAP-like repeat-containing protein translates to MLPPTRVERWGWTWPRWTDPRLPFAGLLTLYGVLGFSFFGFNRSPAQMATIVVTGSVLDAALGWLLRREKVVPLSGYISCCSLALLLNYSHHSWLLLLPVWLAIGSKYVLTFEGRHFFNPSMFGVATSLLLSRELITAAPAYQWANGAVAMSAFIVMAALVLFLFRVGRGWLVVSFLLLYAAQTGLRAYVMRHHLPPEVLFLGTLGAPSFFIFVFYMLTDPATSPPTRRAQVLLALAITVVDLLLHFKESVYTFFYAALTCATARFLFLHARACWRRGPRAYLGGLLSPGPLERVGVVGGLGAAMAGAYFGVVAPSVEAHPVNFRMERMEAARTGLGSEMGDVLTRVDPRVAHISKWVLSVGDAVATGDFDGDGLLDLYLSHPLKKDEYRAALYRNLGDFRFERVKVPALERFSTSYAEEGLPGTAAFVDYDGDGDQDLAIGVAFGPSRLLRNLRSETGRPDFEDVTQAAGIADHSVSLGLTFFDHDRDGRLDLLVTNALTTHLPDYAKPTPLNLFRLPAPEYPGDRRMFRFMHDGWHQADNGGLNRLYRARGDGTFEPLDMQAMGMPETRWSLATSTVDLNHDGWTDLYIANDFGPDEVYLNEEGRRFRRIVGRRFGEIGKDTYKGMNASVADFDRNGFLDVYVSNVHHSLQAEGSLLWMVGPGADPFLPEFKDEATFRGALNERRFGWGAAAGDLDNDGWPDIVQTNGMVDDRLDRLLADGERKDYWYINHKLMQSGPEVHTYADQWGDIRGRTIYPNEARRAYLNLGDAKPGHFVDVARELGVDDPDNSRGVLMADLDNDGDQDLVVTNQHGPASVYRNTLRAVGGAVPEGSHFVGLTLVGDGHRTHSTAVGTRVVLSYEEGGRKVEQVREVGLMGGFSASADPRLHFGLGRHAGPVTAIIHWYGGEVQTVRLEPDRYHEVRQPPGSTALQGRR, encoded by the coding sequence ATGCTCCCACCGACGCGCGTCGAGCGCTGGGGCTGGACCTGGCCCCGCTGGACCGACCCGCGCCTGCCGTTCGCGGGCCTGCTGACGCTCTATGGCGTGCTGGGCTTCTCCTTCTTCGGCTTCAACCGCAGCCCGGCGCAGATGGCGACCATCGTCGTCACCGGCAGCGTGCTGGACGCGGCGCTCGGCTGGCTGCTGCGCCGCGAGAAGGTGGTGCCGCTGAGCGGGTACATCTCCTGCTGCTCGCTGGCGCTGCTGCTCAACTACTCGCACCACAGCTGGCTGCTGCTGCTGCCGGTGTGGCTGGCCATCGGCTCCAAGTACGTGCTGACCTTCGAGGGGCGGCACTTCTTCAATCCGTCGATGTTCGGCGTGGCCACCTCGCTCCTGCTGTCGCGCGAGCTCATCACCGCGGCGCCCGCCTACCAGTGGGCCAACGGCGCGGTGGCCATGTCGGCCTTCATCGTGATGGCCGCGCTGGTGCTCTTCCTCTTCCGGGTGGGGCGCGGCTGGCTGGTGGTGAGCTTCCTGCTCCTCTACGCGGCGCAGACGGGGCTGCGGGCGTATGTCATGAGGCACCACCTGCCGCCCGAGGTGCTCTTCCTCGGCACGCTGGGGGCGCCCTCCTTCTTCATCTTCGTCTTCTACATGCTGACGGATCCGGCGACTTCACCACCGACGCGCCGGGCGCAGGTGCTGCTGGCGCTGGCCATCACGGTGGTGGATCTGCTGCTGCACTTCAAGGAGAGCGTCTACACCTTCTTCTACGCCGCGCTCACGTGCGCCACCGCCCGCTTCCTGTTCCTCCACGCGCGAGCCTGCTGGCGGCGCGGCCCGCGTGCGTACCTGGGCGGCCTCCTCTCTCCGGGCCCGCTCGAGCGCGTGGGCGTGGTGGGCGGGCTGGGAGCGGCCATGGCCGGAGCGTACTTCGGCGTGGTGGCACCCTCCGTGGAGGCGCACCCGGTGAACTTCCGCATGGAGCGGATGGAGGCTGCGCGCACGGGGCTGGGCTCGGAGATGGGGGACGTGCTGACGCGGGTGGATCCGCGCGTGGCCCACATCTCCAAGTGGGTGCTGAGCGTGGGCGACGCGGTGGCGACGGGGGACTTCGATGGGGACGGGCTGCTGGACCTCTACCTGTCCCACCCGCTCAAGAAGGACGAGTACCGCGCCGCGCTCTACCGCAACCTGGGGGACTTCCGCTTCGAGCGGGTGAAGGTGCCCGCGCTGGAGCGCTTCTCCACGAGTTACGCCGAGGAGGGGCTGCCCGGCACCGCCGCCTTCGTGGACTACGACGGGGATGGGGACCAGGACCTGGCCATCGGCGTGGCGTTCGGGCCGTCTCGGCTGCTGCGCAACCTGCGGAGCGAGACGGGGCGGCCGGACTTCGAGGACGTCACCCAGGCGGCGGGCATCGCGGACCACTCGGTGAGCCTGGGCCTCACCTTCTTCGACCATGACAGGGACGGGCGGTTGGACCTGCTCGTCACCAACGCGCTCACCACGCACCTGCCGGACTACGCGAAGCCGACTCCGCTCAACCTCTTCCGCCTGCCCGCGCCCGAGTACCCGGGTGACAGGCGCATGTTCCGCTTCATGCACGACGGCTGGCACCAGGCGGACAACGGGGGCCTCAACCGCCTCTACCGCGCGCGGGGCGATGGCACCTTCGAGCCGCTGGACATGCAGGCGATGGGGATGCCGGAGACGCGCTGGTCGCTGGCCACCAGCACCGTGGACCTCAACCACGACGGGTGGACGGACCTCTACATCGCCAACGACTTCGGGCCGGACGAGGTGTACCTGAACGAGGAGGGGCGGCGCTTCCGCCGCATCGTGGGCCGGCGCTTCGGGGAGATCGGCAAGGACACGTACAAGGGGATGAACGCCTCGGTGGCGGACTTCGACCGGAACGGCTTCCTGGATGTGTACGTCTCCAACGTGCACCACTCGCTCCAGGCCGAGGGCAGCCTGCTGTGGATGGTGGGGCCGGGGGCGGATCCGTTCCTGCCCGAGTTCAAGGACGAGGCGACCTTCCGCGGCGCGCTCAACGAGCGGCGCTTCGGCTGGGGCGCGGCGGCGGGAGACCTGGACAACGACGGGTGGCCGGACATCGTCCAGACCAACGGCATGGTGGATGACCGGCTGGACAGGCTGCTGGCGGACGGGGAGCGCAAGGACTACTGGTACATCAACCACAAGCTGATGCAGTCCGGGCCGGAGGTGCACACCTACGCGGACCAGTGGGGCGACATCCGCGGGCGCACCATCTACCCGAACGAGGCGAGGCGCGCGTACCTCAACCTGGGGGACGCCAAGCCCGGGCACTTCGTGGACGTGGCGCGCGAGCTGGGCGTGGACGACCCGGACAACTCGCGCGGCGTGCTGATGGCGGACCTGGACAACGACGGGGACCAGGACCTGGTCGTCACCAACCAGCACGGGCCGGCCTCGGTGTACCGCAACACGCTGCGCGCCGTGGGAGGAGCGGTGCCCGAGGGCTCGCACTTCGTGGGGCTCACGCTGGTGGGGGATGGCCACCGCACGCACTCGACGGCGGTGGGCACGCGCGTGGTGCTCTCCTATGAGGAGGGCGGCCGCAAGGTGGAGCAGGTGCGGGAGGTGGGGCTGATGGGAGGCTTCTCGGCGTCGGCGGATCCGCGCCTGCACTTCGGGCTGGGGCGGCACGCGGGCCCGGTGACGGCCATCATCCACTGGTACGGCGGAGAGGTGCAGACGGTGCGGCTCGAGCCCGATCGCTACCACGAGGTCCGCCAGCCGCCGGGCAGCACGGCGCTGCAGGGGAGGAGATAG